The genomic interval GCTTCGACGTCGTCGGCGGTGCGCAGCGGCGGGTTGACCTTGAACACCGGGTCGTACCCCCGGGCCAGGTCGTCGGTCAGCAGCAGGTGGTGCGGGGTGGCCTCGGCGGTCACGTCGATGCCGCGCGCCTTGGCCCAGCGCACGATCTCGACGCTGCCGCGCGTCGACAGATGGCACACGTGCAGGCGCGAGCCGACGTGCTCGGCCAGCAGGACGTCGCGGGCGATGATCGCCTCCTCCGCGACCGCCGGCCATCCGGCCAGGCCGATCTCCGCCGAGACGACGCCCTCGTGCATCTGCGCGCCCTCGGTCAGCCGCGGCTCCTGCGCGTGCTGGGCGACGACGCCGTCGAACGCCTTGACGTACTCCAGTGCGCGACGCATGAGCACCGGGTCGAAGACGCACTTGCCGTCGTCGGAGAAAACGCGCACGCGTGCCTTGGAGTCTGCCATCGCACCGAGCTCGGCGAGCCGCTCGCCCGCCAGCCCGACCGTCACGGCCCCGACCGGCTGGACGTCCACCCAGCCGGCCTCCTGGCCCAGCCGCCACACCTGCTCGACGACGCCCGCGGTGTCGGCCACGGGCGAGGTGTTGGCCATGGCGTGCACGGCGGTGAAACCCCCCGCGGCCGCGGCGCGGGTGCCGGACTCGACGGTCTCGGCGTCCTCCCGGCCCGGCTCGCGCAGGTGGGTGTGCAGGTCGACCAGGCCGGGCAGCAGCACGTGACCCGCGCCGTGGATCTCGACGGCACCTGGGGGCGCCTCGGCGGCGCCGGCGGGCGCGATCTGCGCGATCACGCCGTCCGTCAGGACGACGTCGGCGGGCTCGCCGCCCAGCGGGCGGACGGACCTCAGGACGTAGGCGGGCATCAGATCGCGCTCCCCTCGGCCGGGGAGCCCCCGGCCAGCAGCAGGTACAAGGCGGCCATGCGCACCGCGACGCCGTTGGCGACCTGCTCGACGATGACCGAGCGGGTCGAGTCCGCGGCCTCGGCAGAGATCTCCAGGCCGCGGTTCATCGGGCCGGGGTGCATGACGACGGTATGCCCGGGCAGCATGGCCAGGCGACGGTGGTCCAGCCCGTAGCGGCGCGAGTACTCCAGCGGGCTCGGGAAGAACGCCCCCGCTCCCCCGGACATCCGCTCGCGCTGCACACGCAGCATCATGACGGCGTCGGGCGCCCAGTGCGCGAGCGTCTCGTCCAGGTCGTACGACGTCGCGCAGGGCCACGTCTCGACACCGACCGGCAGCAGCGTGGGCGGGGCCACGAGCGTGACGTCGGCGCCCAGCGTGCGCAGCAGCTGCACGTTCGAGCGGGCGACCCGCGAGTGCAGCACGTCTCCCACGATCGCGACCCGCAGGCCCTTGAGGTCGCGGCCCACGCCGTCGCCCGTGGCGCCGCCTGCGCGGCCCACCAGGTGGCGGCGGATGGTGAACGCGTCCAGCAGCGCCTGGGTC from Xylanimonas allomyrinae carries:
- a CDS encoding dihydroorotase, which gives rise to MPAYVLRSVRPLGGEPADVVLTDGVIAQIAPAGAAEAPPGAVEIHGAGHVLLPGLVDLHTHLREPGREDAETVESGTRAAAAGGFTAVHAMANTSPVADTAGVVEQVWRLGQEAGWVDVQPVGAVTVGLAGERLAELGAMADSKARVRVFSDDGKCVFDPVLMRRALEYVKAFDGVVAQHAQEPRLTEGAQMHEGVVSAEIGLAGWPAVAEEAIIARDVLLAEHVGSRLHVCHLSTRGSVEIVRWAKARGIDVTAEATPHHLLLTDDLARGYDPVFKVNPPLRTADDVEAVREGLADGTIDIVATDHAPHPREDKDCEWAAAAFGMTGLETALSVVQETMVDTGRLTWADVARVLSTAPARIGRIGHAHGRPIAVGEPANLVLVDPAATRVVDGTAQQTASSNTPLQGRELPGRVVATFLRGRATVLDGTPVSPAEAVA
- a CDS encoding aspartate carbamoyltransferase catalytic subunit → MKHLLSTQDLSLDEAILVLDTAAQMAATQSREIKKLPTLRGRTVVNLFFEDSTRTRISFETAAKRLSADVINFSAKGSSVSKGESLKDTALTLHAMGADAVVVRHWASGAPHQLAHSGWLGSGDSPVAVLNAGDGTHQHPTQALLDAFTIRRHLVGRAGGATGDGVGRDLKGLRVAIVGDVLHSRVARSNVQLLRTLGADVTLVAPPTLLPVGVETWPCATSYDLDETLAHWAPDAVMMLRVQRERMSGGAGAFFPSPLEYSRRYGLDHRRLAMLPGHTVVMHPGPMNRGLEISAEAADSTRSVIVEQVANGVAVRMAALYLLLAGGSPAEGSAI